Proteins found in one Drosophila innubila isolate TH190305 chromosome X, UK_Dinn_1.0, whole genome shotgun sequence genomic segment:
- the LOC117785608 gene encoding ADP-ribosylation factor-binding protein GGA1 translates to MTTDESIMTEMLDRATNPAKEQVDELGVQMFCIVVRSNGQLVHKAQEMIVAKVRSSNVTEATRAIALLEECMMQCGDDFQDEAAKFRFLNELIRLVSKKYLGAETPHVVKQRIMECLLLWTTKFPQRLKIRDAYEMLRKEGDIDHTQTAAALAKRESVLSTIDEAMFAKLIKSKDPENFKRANLLLQYRMAQEARRNDLLAQHRIVLQEVQDTMQLLNQMLDSYNPSDHDVNETIHELYKSCKKHKPIFQHLPELLGESDSQLIEDTLETNGGLVATMTRYKQLVPSPTKPTSLAPAPTPATSSASTTSGSNNAALLNELLGDLLIGESGGSTVPQSASNPNITSKPNVLADLSDIFSSALAESEDKQQQLKSSEHFPSSELLEPQVLSPQRDTNGASGASADGLANGNSADDAKKGISTRKMPQIDMLSEELFQQILPAQDRMASFKRDPEKLTLNDLARERMEVKPPKPTKLIPDPLDDVPLLSSMPVPEPQSAKQKTKEEKEEDPVEATTALPTPTPTAIPTAVVKETKHLSEINIELDNIQATGEERVVLDDDDMHLSLNFTEDRPSRHVSVIVISAQNKSRQLVKDFQFEASVKKPCKVRLLPPTDNAMAAHKPFRPAIPINQVMLLLNPTGNPVDVTCIVGYKLGDDPDPIKESIVAKGIAYVE, encoded by the exons CTTCTGGAGGAATGCATGATGCAGTGCGGCGATGACTTCCAGGATGAGGCAGCCAAGTTTCGCTTTCTCAACGAGCTGATACGCTTGGTGTCCAAGAAATATTTGGGTGCGGAGACACCGCATGTGGTTAAGCAACGGATTATGGAATGCCTGCTGCTGTGGACGACCAAATTCCCACAGCGCCTGAAGATCCGGGATGCCTACGAGATGTTACGCAAGGAGGGGGATATCGATCATACCCAGACGGCGGCAGCGTTGGCCAAGCGGGAGAGTGTCCTCAGCACCATAGATGAGGCCATGTTTGCCAAGTTGATTAAGAGCAAGGATCCGGAGAACTTTAAGCGCGCCAATCTTCTGCTGCAATACCGGATGGCGCAGGAGGCGCGACGTAATGATCTTCTTGCCCAGCATCGGATTGTGCTGCAGGAGGTGCAGGATACAATGCAATTGCTCAATCAAATGCTGGACAGCTACAATCCCAGTGATCACGACGTCAATGAGACCATCCATGAGCTGTACAAGAGTTGTAAAAAGCATAAGCCCATTTTCCAGCACTTGCCCGAGCTGCTGGGCGAATCCGATTCTCAGCTAATAG AGGACACGCTGGAGACAAATGGCGGTCTGGTGGCCACCATGACGCGCTACAAGCAACTGGTGCCTTCGCCCACCAAGCCAACATCCTTAGCTCCTGCTCCAACTCCAGCAACATCCTCAGCTTCCACCACAAGCGGTTCCAACAATGCTGCACTGCTCAACGAGCTGTTGGGAGATCTGTTGATTGGGGAAAGTGGTGGTTCAACTGTTCCACAATCCGCAAGCAATCCAAACATCACATCAAAGCCTAATGTCCTGGCGGATCTTAGCGACATCTTTAGCAGCGCTCTGGCGGAAAGCGAggacaaacagcagcagctcaaaAGCTCGGAGCACTTTCCGAGCAGTGAGCTGCTGGAGCCACAAGTGCTGAGTCCTCAGAGGGACACCAATGGCGCTAGTGGCGCCTCTGCTGATGGCCTGGCCAATGGCAACTCTGCGGATGATGCCAAAAAAGGCATCAGTACTCGGAAAATGCCACAGATTGATATGTTGAGCGAGGAGCTGTTCCAGCAGATACTTCCAGCACAGGATCGCATGGCCAGCTTCAAGCGTGATCCTGAAAAGTTGACACTTAACGATTTGGCACGCGAACGCATGGAGGTGAAGCCACCAAAGCCAACCAAGTTGATTCCTGACCCACTAGACGATGTGCCATTGTTGAGCTCGATGCCCGTGCCAGAGCCCCAATCTGCAAAGCAAAAGACAAAGGAGGAAAAGGAGGAGGATCCTGTGGAGGCAACGACAGCGTTACCGACTCCGACTCCTACTGCCATCCCCACAGCGGTCGTTAAGGAAACGAAGCATCTGAGCGAGATAAACATCGAACTGGACAACATCCAGGCAACGGGGGAGGAGCGTGTGGTGCTCGACGATGATGATATGCATTTGAGCCTCAACTTCACCGAAGATCGTCCCAGTCGCCATGTGTCTGTTATTGTGATATCGGCCCAAAACAAAAGCCGTCAGCTAGTCAAGGACTTTCAGTTTGAGGCGAGCGTCAAAAAG CCATGCAAAGTGCGCCTGTTGCCGCCTACGGATAACGCTATGGCGGCTCATAAGCCGTTCCGGCCAGCTATACCCATTAATCAGgtgatgctgctgttgaatCCAACGGGAAATCCGGTCGACGTCACCTGCATTGTCGGCTACAAGTTGGGCGACGATCCTGATCCCATCAAGGAGTCAATTGTGGCTAAAGGCATTGCCTATGTCGAATAG
- the LOC117785617 gene encoding protein LST8 homolog, translated as MEATEDQLILATGGYDHTIKVWQAHTGNCIKTMRFVETSQVNALDRTPDKTRLAACGYQCIRLYDLESNSTGPVINFDGVQKNVTRLGFQEEGKWMFTAGEDHRVRIWDMISTPHCSRVFDCQAPVNAACLHPNQVEIAMGSQNGGVYLWDVKSEEHEQLVPEMDSSIQDVAISPDGKYMAAANNKGNCYIWELSINTNQKLSVIRPKLKIAAHTRSILRCKFSPDSRLLVTTSGDGTACIWRTEDFKKWRDLSIENYWVWDAAFSADSKWLFTASSDGVARLWKLSTKALARDYTGHSKAITALSFKDEIVAD; from the exons ATGGAAGCGACGGAAGACCAGCTGATACTAGCCACGGGTGGCTATGACCACACCATTAAAGTGTGGCAGGCTCACACCGGCAACTGCATAAAAACCATGCGCTTTGTGGAGACATCG CAAGTGAATGCGCTGGATCGCACGCCGGACAAGACACGGCTGGCTGCGTGTGGCTATCAATGCATCCGACTTTACGATCTGGAGTCGAATTCGACGGGACCGGTAATCAACTTTGACGGCGTGCAAAAGAATGTGACGCGTCTGGGTTTTCAGGAGGAGGGCAAATGGATGTTTACCGCCGGCGAGGATCATCGTGTGCGCATCTGGGACATGATCTCGACGCCGCATTGTTCCCGTGTCTTTGACTGCCAGGCACCGGTCAATGCCGCCTGTCTGCATCCAAATCAGGTGGAAATTGCAATGGGATCACAGAATGGTGGCGTCTATCTGTGGGATGTCAAGTCCGAGGAGCATGAACAGCTGGTGCCCGAAATGGACTCATCCATACAGGATGTGGCCATATCTCCGGATGGCAAATATATGGCTGCTGCCAACAACAAGGGCAACTGTTACATTTGGGAGCTGAGCATCAATACAAACCAGAAGCTGAGCGTCATCCGTCCCAAGCTGAAGATCGCAGCGCACACTCGCTCCATACTCCGTTGCAAATTCAGTCCCGATTCGCGTCTGTTAGTGACCACGTCGGGTGATGGCACCGCCTGCATTTGGCGGACAGAGGACTTTAAGAAGTGGCGCGATCTGTCCATTGAGAACTATTGGGTATGGGATGCCGCATTCAGTGCCGATTCCAAATGGCTATTCACAGCCTCCTCCGATGGTGTGGCGCGCCTTTGGAAACTCTCTACCAAAGCATTGGCACGGGACTATACGGGCCACAGCAAGGCAATTACGGCTCTATCCTTCAAGGACGAGATTGTCGCCGATTAG